A window from Primulina eburnea isolate SZY01 chromosome 2, ASM2296580v1, whole genome shotgun sequence encodes these proteins:
- the LOC140823673 gene encoding pentatricopeptide repeat-containing protein At5g14080: protein MRRPVSELATVISRALITSSDHKVSSQAWTPALEQTLHRLGCRESLSPTLVARVIDPFLLHHHSLAFGFFNWASQQPGFSHTSATYRSVLKSLSISRQFNSIDKVLKQVRVQKVPLEPSVYGSIIASFVAGKKVHLAFTVFCEHVPDILLVGPEICNSLLAALASEGSMKSARKVFDEMIQGGVGLCTLGFGVFVWWVSRKNGLEEVLSLLDEVRKVDFSGINGSVIALLVVHGLCIEFKGRDAVLALEELRKRECKPDFMAYRVAAEMLREMGSAADVHMVLKKKRKLGVAPRADDYKEFIFRLVSERLIREAKELGEVIVDGNFPIEDDVLNVLIGSVSTVDPLCAVSFLKFMLEKGRMPTLLTLTNLSENLGKHEKGDELVDIFQLLSGKEYFTSFESYNIMISLLCKARRVKEAYSVLQEMKKKGFCPDVSSYNLLLETCCREDLVRPAKRLWDEMFTSGCGGNLETYNILIRKFSEIGQIEDACHMFNHMFGKGLDPDATSYLFLLQGLCRAKDLEKALEVFNKSVEQDVTLAATLLNTFVLCLCREGFCNQASKLLCGLLCDVKCIESHVILLTCLANHGEPALASEHIKWVADNSQVLLHGIQTELSASLSSSSNSDPVLWLLREMIKISKGVPKNELPPVKINFDSYKMI, encoded by the exons ATGAGGCGTCCGGTTTCTGAGTTGGCGACTGTAATAAGCCGAGCGCTTATCACCTCATCAGATCACAAGGTGTCGTCGCAGGCGTGGACTCCCGCTCTGGAGCAAACCCTCCACAGACTCGGTTGCCGGGAATCACTCAGCCCGACGCTAGTGGCAAGGGTCATCGACCCGTTTCTCCTACATCATCATTCTCTTGCGTTCGGATTCTTCAACTGGGCCTCCCAACAACCGGGGTTTTCTCATACCTCCGCCACTTACCGATCAGTCCTCAAGTCCCTCTCCATTTCCCGGCAATTCAATTCAATCGACAAGGTTTTGAAGCAGGTCAGAGTTCAGAAAGTCCCTCTTGAGCCGTCTGTTTATGGCTCGATCATCGCTTCGTTTGTTGCGGGGAAGAAAGTCCACTTGGCATTTACGGTTTTCTGCGAACATGTTCCCGACATTTTGTTGGTGGGACCAGAAATTTGTAACTCACTTCTCGCGGCTTTGGCTTCTGAAGGGAGTATGAAGAGTGCACgaaaagtgtttgatgaaatgattCAGGGAGGTGTTGGATTGTGTACTCTTGGTTTTGGTGTTTTTGTGTGGTGGGTTTCTAGAAAAAATGGATTGGAGGAGGTTTTGAGTTTGTTAGATGAAGTCAGAAAGGTTGATTTTTCAGGGATTAATGGGTCAGTTATTGCATTGTTGGTGGTTCATGGATTGTGCATAGAGTTTAAAGGCAGAGATGCCGTTCTTGCTTTGGAAGAGTTGAGGAAAAGAGAGTGTAAGCCTGATTTTATGGCTTACAGGGTTGCTGCTGAGATGTTGCGTGAGATGGGAAGTGCGGCAGATGTGCATATGGTTTTAAAGAAGAAACGTAAATTAGGAGTGGCTCCAAGGGCTGATGACTACAAAGAATTTATTTTTAGGTTGGTTTCAGAAAGGTTGATCCGTGAAGCAAAGGAATTGGGGGAAGTAATTGTAGATGGGAACTTTCCAATCGAGGATGATGTCCTCAATGTCTTAATAGGATCTGTATCAACTGTCGACCCTCTGTGTGCTGTCTcgtttttaaagttcatgctTGAGAAAGGAAGAATGCCAACTTTACTTACCTTGACAAACTTGAGTGAGAATCTTGGTAAGCATGAAAAAGGAGATGAATTGGTTGATATTTTCCAACTCTTGTCGGGAAAAGAGTATTTCACGAGTTTTGAGAGTTACAATATTATGATTTCACTCCTGTGCAAGGCTAGGAGGGTTAAAGAAGCTTATTCGGTTCTGCAGGAGATGAAGAAGAAAGGCTTTTGCCCAGATGTTTCATCTTATAATTTGCTTCTCGAAACGTGCTGCAGGGAGGATCTAGTACGTCCCGCTAAACGCCTATGGGACGAGATGTTTACTAGTGGTTGTGGTGGTAACCTGGAGACTTATAATATTCTTATTCGAAAGTTCTCAGAAATTGGCCAGATTGAAGATGCGTGTCACATGTTCAACCACATGTTTGGAAAAGGGCTGGATCCTGATGCTACATCGTACTTGTTCCTGCTACAAGGCCTTTGCCGGGCAAAAGATCTTGAAAAAGCTCTTGAAGTCTTCAACAAGTCAGTTGAACAGGATGTAACACTCGCAGCTACCCTACTGAATACATTTGTTCTCTGCCTTTGTAGAGAAG GTTTTTGTAATCAAGCGTCAAAGTTACTGTGTGGTCTTTTATGTGATGTGAAATGTATAGAGTCCCATGTGATTTTGCTGACATGCTTGGCCAACCATGGAGAGCCTGCATTGGCATCAGAACACATAAAATGGGTTGCAGATAATTCGCAGGTTTTACTCCACGGTATTCAAACCGAACTATCGGCGTCACTTTCATCTTCATCAAATTCAGATCCAGTCCTATGGTTGTTAAgggaaatgataaaaatctccAAGGGTGTGCCGAAAAACGAATTGCCACCTGTCAAGATTAACTTTGATTCATataaaatgatttga
- the LOC140823674 gene encoding CBS domain-containing protein CBSCBSPB3-like isoform X2: MSGQEDPPAPKRKTAAQKRHSSAVKPSENGIAADGSYPKSTSPTQATVVGERTVKKLRLSKALTVSEGTTVLDACKRMAARRVDAVLLTDANGLLSGILTDKDIVTKVIGDELRPEQTMVSKVMTRNPIFVNTDTLAIDALQKMVQGKFRHLPVVENGEVIALLDITKCLYDAISRMEKAAEQGSAIAAAIEGVEHQFGCDFSETLKELMFKPSLSTIISENHRVATVSPSDSVYDAAQRMQEFHVNSVLIMTGEKVHGILTSRDILKRVVAQNLSSDLTLVEKVMTQDPENATLETTILEALRVMHDGRFLHLPVVGKDGGIAACLDVLQITHAAISLANTGSGAANDIANTVMQKFWDSALSLEPPDDYDTHSETSMSHYMASDGIEQAKPRYTSLGLGNSFSFKFEDQQGHVHRLNSGADNLYELVSAIMQRVGVDESYDHGGPQLLYEDDEGDKVLLTMDGDLVNAVNYARSAGLKVLKLHVDYSNASEGNPSSHAETAQKAGAIALRTSIFAGAIVLTGVCVLVYLKHAKR; encoded by the exons ATGAGTGGTCAAGAGGATCCTCCGGCTCCGAAACGGAAGACTGCGGCTCAAAAGCGCCATTCGTCCGCCGTTAAGCCATCGGAGAACGGAATCGCTGCCGATGGGTCCTACCCGAAGTCCACGTCGCCAACACAAGC CACTGTTGTTGGGGAAAGGACGGTGAAGAAACTGAGGTTATCTAAGGCACTTACGGTCTCTGAAGGGACCACTGTGTTAGATGCCTGTAAGAGGATGGCGGCGAGGCGTGTCGATGCTGTGCTGCTTACTGATGCTAATGGCCTTCTTTCGGGAATTCTAACTGATAAG GATATTGTGACTAAGGTCATAGGTGATGAGTTGAGGCCAGAGCAGACAatggtttcaaaagtgatgaCAAGGAACCCAATATTTGTGAATACAGATACGTTGGCTATTGATGCTCTTCAGAAGATGGTGCAAG GGAAGTTCCGACACCTTCCTGTTGTTGAGAATGGGGAAGTTATAGCTTTATTAGATATCACAAAATGCCTTTATGATGCCATATCAAGAATGGAGAAGGCTGCAGAGCAGGGAAGCGCCATTGCAGCGGCAATTGAAGGAGTTGAACATCAATTTGGATGTGATTTCTCTG AAACATTGAAGGAGCTCATGTTCAAGCCTTCTTTATCAACCATCATTTCCGAAAATCATAG GGTTGCAACAGTATCTCCTTCAGATTCTGTTTATGATGCTGCTCAAAGGATGCAGGAATTTCATGTCAATTCTGTTCTTATAATGACAGGAGAAAAAGTTCACGGAATACTAAC ttcaAGGGACATACTCAAGCGAGTTGTGGCTCAAAATCTCTCGTCGGATCTCACCCTGGTGGAAAAG GTAATGACCCAGGACCCTGAAAATGCAACTCTGGAGACTACAATTCTTGAAGCCTTGCGTGTAATGCATGATGGGAGATTTTTACATCTTCCAGTGGTGGGCAAAG ATGGAGGTATTGCTGCTTGCTTAGATGTGCTGCAAATAACTCATGCTGCAATTTCTTTG GCGAACACCGGTTCTGGTGCTGCCAATGACATTGCAAACACAGTGATGCAAAAGTTCTGGGATTCAGCCCTAAGTTTAGAGCCACCAGATGATTATGACACTCACAG TGAGACGTCAATGTCTCATTATATGGCATCAGATGGAATAGAACAAGCAAAGCCTAGATACACATCTCTTGGTCTTGGAAattcattttctttcaaattcGAGGATCAACAAGGACATGTACATCGATTGAATTCTG GTGCAGATAATTTATATGAGCTTGTTTCTGCTATTATGCAAAGGGTGGGTGTGGATGAATCCTATGATCATGGTGGCCCTCAACTTTTG TATGAGGATGATGAAGGCGATAAAGTGTTGCTCACCATGGATGGAGATCTTGTTAATGCTGTTAACTATGCGAGATCAGCCGGACTAAAG GttttgaagttgcatgtggATTACTCCAATGCAAGCGAGGGGAATCCCTCTTCTCATGCAGAAACTGCACAAAAAGCTGGAGCTATCGCTCTGCGCACCAGCATTTTTGCAGGGGCGATCGTTTTAACTGGTGTTTGCGTGTTGGTCTACCTGAAGCACGCTAAAAGGTGA
- the LOC140823675 gene encoding protein disulfide-isomerase-like, which produces MEARVWACVLFISLVVFLCSSPAAAEVEAEAEVEKVLTLDHSNFSDVVAGHDFIVVEFYAPWCGHCKALAPEYEKAASVLSSHEPPIVLAKIDASEESNRELATEYQIQGFPTIKILRNGGKSIQEYKGPREADGIVGYLKKQVGPASAEINSVEDAGSLIDDKSVFIVGVFPKFSGEEFENFTALSEKLRSDYAFGHTLSSKFIPRGESVSKPTLRLLKPFDELVVDFQDFQVDAMEKFIEESTIPIVTLWTSDPKSHTYVSKFFSGVNDKAMLFVNFSTEHDAFHSIYKDVAASYKGKGISFLLGDIDAGQGAFEYFGLKLEHAPLLIIQKAKGQKYLNTNIKPDQIGSWVNDYANGLVKPFIKSEPIPEVNDEPVKVVVTASLEDMVFNSGKNVLLEFYAPWCGHCQKLAPILEEVAISFEKDSDVLIAKLDATVNDVPNDSFEVRGFPTIYFRSASGNLSQYDGDRTKEDIIQFIQKNRDKPAGSTSTESETITSESTKEASVKDEL; this is translated from the exons atggaggctagggtttgGGCTTGCGTTTTATTTATCTCGTTGGTGGTGTTTTTGTGCTCGTCTCCGGCGGCGGCGGAGGTGGAGGCGGAGGCCGAAGTGGAGAAAGTTTTGACTCTGGACCACTCGAATTTCTCTGACGTCGTAGCGGGACACGATTTCATCGTCGTAGAGTTCTACGCTCCTTG GTGTGGACATTGTAAGGCTCTTGCACCGGAG TATGAAAAAGCAGCATCTGTTTTGAGCAGCCATGAACCACCCATTGTCCTTGCTAAAATCGATGCCAGTGAGGAATCAAATAGGGAATTAGCCACCGAATACCAGATCCAAGGTTTTCCTACCATTAAAATCTTAAGAAATGGTGGGAAAAGCATTCAAGAGTATAAAGGCCCGCGTGAGGCAGATGGCATTGTTGGTTATTTGAAGAAACAAGTTGGTCCTGCATCTGCTGAAATTAATTCAGTGGAAGATGCTGGAAGTCTTATCGATGACAAGAGTGTTTTCATT GTCGGGGTGTTTCCCAAATTTTCTGGGGAGGAATTTGAGAATTTCACGGCTTTATCCGAGAAGCTGCGCTCCGATTATGCATTTGGTCATACTCTGTCCTCTAAATTCATTCCGCGGGGTGAATCCGTCAGCAAGCCAACTCTTCGCTTGCTTAAGCCATTTGATGAACTAGTCGTTGATTTCCAG GATTTTCAAGTTGATGCTATGGAGAAATTCATTGAAGAATCTACCATTCCAATTGTAACTCTCTGGACTAGTGATCCAAAAAGTCACACCTATGTTAGCAAATTCTTCAGCGGTGTCAACGACAAG GCCATGCTGTTTGTCAACTTCAGTACAGAGCATGATGCTTTCCACTCAATCTACAAGGATGTTGCTGCCTCGTACAAAGGAAAAGGCATAAGTTTTCTGTTGGGGGACATTGATGCTGGTCAAGGAGCTTTCGAG TACTTTGGACTTAAGTTGGAGCACGCACCTTTGCTTATCATACAGAAAGCCAAGGGACAGAAGTATCTCAACACAAACATAAAGCCCGATCAAATTGGGTCATGGGTGAATGATTATGCG AATGGGCTAGTGAAGCCTTTCATCAAATCGGAGCCTATCCCTGAAGTCAATGATGAACCAGTCAAGGTGGTTGTTACCGCCAGTCTAGAGGACATGGTTTTCAATTCTGGAAAGAATG TTCTGCTCGAGTTTTATGCACCCTGGTGTGGGCACTGCCAGAAGCTGGCGCCAATTTTGGAAGAAGTTGCTATTTCGTTTGAGAAGGATTCTGATGTTCTGATTGCTAAATTA GATGCGACTGTTAATGATGTCCCAAATGACTCTTTTGAAGTTCGAGGATTCCCTACTATTTACTTCAGATCAGCAAGTGGTAACCTGTCGCAATATGACGGGGATAGAACAAAAGAGGACATAATACAGTTTATTCAAAAGAACAGGGATAAGCCTGCCGGATCAACCTCCACTGAATCAGAGACTATCACATCTGAGTCAACAAAAGAAGCTTCTGTCAAGGATGAGTTATGA
- the LOC140823674 gene encoding CBS domain-containing protein CBSCBSPB3-like isoform X1: MSGQEDPPAPKRKTAAQKRHSSAVKPSENGIAADGSYPKSTSPTQATVVGERTVKKLRLSKALTVSEGTTVLDACKRMAARRVDAVLLTDANGLLSGILTDKDIVTKVIGDELRPEQTMVSKVMTRNPIFVNTDTLAIDALQKMVQGKFRHLPVVENGEVIALLDITKCLYDAISRMEKAAEQGSAIAAAIEGVEHQFGCDFSAFVETLKELMFKPSLSTIISENHRVATVSPSDSVYDAAQRMQEFHVNSVLIMTGEKVHGILTSRDILKRVVAQNLSSDLTLVEKVMTQDPENATLETTILEALRVMHDGRFLHLPVVGKDGGIAACLDVLQITHAAISLANTGSGAANDIANTVMQKFWDSALSLEPPDDYDTHSETSMSHYMASDGIEQAKPRYTSLGLGNSFSFKFEDQQGHVHRLNSGADNLYELVSAIMQRVGVDESYDHGGPQLLYEDDEGDKVLLTMDGDLVNAVNYARSAGLKVLKLHVDYSNASEGNPSSHAETAQKAGAIALRTSIFAGAIVLTGVCVLVYLKHAKR; this comes from the exons ATGAGTGGTCAAGAGGATCCTCCGGCTCCGAAACGGAAGACTGCGGCTCAAAAGCGCCATTCGTCCGCCGTTAAGCCATCGGAGAACGGAATCGCTGCCGATGGGTCCTACCCGAAGTCCACGTCGCCAACACAAGC CACTGTTGTTGGGGAAAGGACGGTGAAGAAACTGAGGTTATCTAAGGCACTTACGGTCTCTGAAGGGACCACTGTGTTAGATGCCTGTAAGAGGATGGCGGCGAGGCGTGTCGATGCTGTGCTGCTTACTGATGCTAATGGCCTTCTTTCGGGAATTCTAACTGATAAG GATATTGTGACTAAGGTCATAGGTGATGAGTTGAGGCCAGAGCAGACAatggtttcaaaagtgatgaCAAGGAACCCAATATTTGTGAATACAGATACGTTGGCTATTGATGCTCTTCAGAAGATGGTGCAAG GGAAGTTCCGACACCTTCCTGTTGTTGAGAATGGGGAAGTTATAGCTTTATTAGATATCACAAAATGCCTTTATGATGCCATATCAAGAATGGAGAAGGCTGCAGAGCAGGGAAGCGCCATTGCAGCGGCAATTGAAGGAGTTGAACATCAATTTGGATGTGATTTCTCTG CTTTTGTAGAAACATTGAAGGAGCTCATGTTCAAGCCTTCTTTATCAACCATCATTTCCGAAAATCATAG GGTTGCAACAGTATCTCCTTCAGATTCTGTTTATGATGCTGCTCAAAGGATGCAGGAATTTCATGTCAATTCTGTTCTTATAATGACAGGAGAAAAAGTTCACGGAATACTAAC ttcaAGGGACATACTCAAGCGAGTTGTGGCTCAAAATCTCTCGTCGGATCTCACCCTGGTGGAAAAG GTAATGACCCAGGACCCTGAAAATGCAACTCTGGAGACTACAATTCTTGAAGCCTTGCGTGTAATGCATGATGGGAGATTTTTACATCTTCCAGTGGTGGGCAAAG ATGGAGGTATTGCTGCTTGCTTAGATGTGCTGCAAATAACTCATGCTGCAATTTCTTTG GCGAACACCGGTTCTGGTGCTGCCAATGACATTGCAAACACAGTGATGCAAAAGTTCTGGGATTCAGCCCTAAGTTTAGAGCCACCAGATGATTATGACACTCACAG TGAGACGTCAATGTCTCATTATATGGCATCAGATGGAATAGAACAAGCAAAGCCTAGATACACATCTCTTGGTCTTGGAAattcattttctttcaaattcGAGGATCAACAAGGACATGTACATCGATTGAATTCTG GTGCAGATAATTTATATGAGCTTGTTTCTGCTATTATGCAAAGGGTGGGTGTGGATGAATCCTATGATCATGGTGGCCCTCAACTTTTG TATGAGGATGATGAAGGCGATAAAGTGTTGCTCACCATGGATGGAGATCTTGTTAATGCTGTTAACTATGCGAGATCAGCCGGACTAAAG GttttgaagttgcatgtggATTACTCCAATGCAAGCGAGGGGAATCCCTCTTCTCATGCAGAAACTGCACAAAAAGCTGGAGCTATCGCTCTGCGCACCAGCATTTTTGCAGGGGCGATCGTTTTAACTGGTGTTTGCGTGTTGGTCTACCTGAAGCACGCTAAAAGGTGA
- the LOC140824805 gene encoding gibberellin 20 oxidase 2-like, whose amino-acid sequence MDSSASTLILTPPLSLKTINRENEALLFDTSLSEKQPNFPRQFLWPHEDLAFASQDELKDPPIDLNGYFNHDQESVGFMAKQIRQACLKHGFFQVINHGVDERLIRATYEHMDAFFKLPLSRKLGVKRKEGKFCGYSGAHADRYSTKLPWKETFSFEYKHANGPGCDVVSYINFALGKDFAEAGLVYQKYCEAMENLSLIILELLAISLGLEEGFYYRDFFEDGNSIMRGNNYPPCKEAGLTFGTGPHSDPNSITILHQDQVGGLEIFADNKWQTVRPRADAFVVNIGDTFMALCNGRYKSCLHRAVVNKERARRSLVFFVNPREDKIVRPPKDLIRRDEARQYPDFTSSDLREFTQNHYRADTTTLQNFINWLHSNHKHHLSCQIMHL is encoded by the exons ATGGATTCAAGTGCCTCCACCCTCATTCTCACTCCCCCATTGAGCCTCAAAACCATTAATAGAGAAAATGAAGCTCTACTTTTTGACACATCCCTTTCAGAAAAACAACCAAACTTCCCCAGACAATTCCTCTGGCCACATGAAGACTTAGCCTTTGCCTCTCAAGATGAACTCAAAGATCCACCGATAGACCTGAATGGCTACTTCAATCATGATCAAGAATCGGTCGGTTTCATGGCCAAACAAATCAGACAAGCATGTCTGAAACACGGCTTCTTCCAAGTAATCAACCATGGAGTCGACGAGCGTCTGATTCGAGCGACATATGAACATATGGATGCCTTTTTCAAGCTCCCTTTGAGCAGAAAACTCGGTGTGAAGAGAAAGGAAGGTAAATTTTGCGGATACTCGGGTGCTCATGCCGATAGGTATTCGACCAAGTTGCCGTGGAAGGAGACATTCTCTTTTGAATATAAGCATGCAAATGGCCCTGGCTGTGATGTTGTCAGCTATATTAACTTTGCACTGGGAAAAGATTTTGCAGAAGCAGG GTTGGTTTATCAGAAATACTGCGAGGCAATGGAAAACTTGTCCCTCATAATCTTGGAGCTGCTCGCGATTAGTTTAGGGTTAGAAGAAGGGTTTTACTATCGTGATTTTTTCGAAGACGGGAACTCTATAATGAGGGGAAACAACTACCCACCTTGTAAAGAAGCTGGCCTCACCTTCGGCACGGGGCCTCATTCCGATCCAAATTCAATAACAATACTTCATCAAGATCAAGTTGGAGGGCTCGAGATCTTCGCAGACAACAAATGGCAGACCGTCCGGCCAAGGGCCGACGCCTTTGTTGTCAACATCGGCGACACTTTCATG gCCTTATGTAATGGAAGATACAAGAGTTGCCTGCATAGGGCAGTGGTGAACAAAGAGAGAGCGAGAAGATCATTGGTGTTCTTTGTGAACCCTAGAGAGGACAAAATAGTGAGGCCCCCGAAAGATCTGATTCGCAGAGATGAGGCAAGGCAATACCCAGATTTCACAAGCTCGGATTTGAGAGAGTTCACACAAAATCATTATAGGGCGGACACTACTACCCTCCAAAACTTCATCAATTGGCTCCATTCCAACCACAAACATCATCTTTCATGTCAAATAATGCATTTATAA
- the LOC140824804 gene encoding uncharacterized protein, whose product MKRARDNEYESPPNRPFRINQETTNSNTQNITTFPTNISSSNVSNANKSPKDTNNISNDNNNNKEQDRFLPIANVGRIMKKVIPGNGKISKDAKETVQECVSEFISFVTGEASEKCQREKRKTINGDDILWAIMTLGFEDYVNPLKLYLTKYREIEGEKLNVPKQQRLEQHDPKSNVAYNNSVYGSTNMISQPPFVSNDPAFPLSFSQNSTLPQQDNIDGPW is encoded by the coding sequence ATGAAAAGAGCTAGGGACAACGAATATGAGAGCCCTCCAAATAGACCCTTTAGAATCAACCAAGAAACGACAAATTCCAACACTCAAAACATCACCACTTTCCCCACAAATATCAGTAGTAGCAATGTTTCAAATGCCAACAAATCGCCTAAAGACACCAACAACATCAGCAACGACAACAACAATAACAAAGAACAGGACCGATTCCTCCCGATAGCCAACGTAGGCCGCATCATGAAGAAAGTAATCCCCGGAAACGGTAAGATCTCCAAGGATGCCAAAGAAACCGTCCAAGAATGTGTCTCCGAGTTCATTAGCTTCGTCACGGGGGAGGCATCCGAGAAATGCCAACGTGAGAAGAGAAAGACCATTAACGGGGACGATATTCTTTGGGCGATCATGACTCTTGGATTCGAAGATTATGTAAACCCTCTAAAACTATATCTCACAAAGTATAGGGAGATCGAAGGAGAGAAGCTTAACGTGCCTAAACAACAACGTTTGGAACAACATGATCCAAAGTCAAATGTGGCGTATAATAACAGTGTGTATGGTTCGACAAATATGATCTCTCAACCTCCATTTGTGTCGAATGATCCTGCTTTTCCCTTGTCCTTCTCTCAAAATTCGACGTTGCCTCAACAAGACAACATCGACGGCCCTTGGTAA
- the LOC140823674 gene encoding CBS domain-containing protein CBSCBSPB3-like isoform X3 — MSGQEDPPAPKRKTAAQKRHSSAVKPSENGIAADGSYPKSTSPTQATVVGERTVKKLRLSKALTVSEGTTVLDACKRMAARRVDAVLLTDANGLLSGILTDKDIVTKVIGDELRPEQTMVSKVMTRNPIFVNTDTLAIDALQKMVQGKFRHLPVVENGEVIALLDITKCLYDAISRMEKAAEQGSAIAAAIEGVEHQFGCDFSAFVETLKELMFKPSLSTIISENHRVATVSPSDSVYDAAQRMQEFHVNSVLIMTGEKVHGILTSRDILKRVVAQNLSSDLTLVEKVMTQDPENATLETTILEALRVMHDGRFLHLPVVGKDGGIAACLDVLQITHAAISLANTGSGAANDIANTVMQKFWDSALSLEPPDDYDTHSETSMSHYMASDGIEQAKPRYTSLGLGNSFSFKFEDQQGHVHRLNSGADNLYELVSAIMQRVGVDESYDHGGPQLLYEDDEGDKVLLTMDGDLVNAVNYARSAGLKVREWF, encoded by the exons ATGAGTGGTCAAGAGGATCCTCCGGCTCCGAAACGGAAGACTGCGGCTCAAAAGCGCCATTCGTCCGCCGTTAAGCCATCGGAGAACGGAATCGCTGCCGATGGGTCCTACCCGAAGTCCACGTCGCCAACACAAGC CACTGTTGTTGGGGAAAGGACGGTGAAGAAACTGAGGTTATCTAAGGCACTTACGGTCTCTGAAGGGACCACTGTGTTAGATGCCTGTAAGAGGATGGCGGCGAGGCGTGTCGATGCTGTGCTGCTTACTGATGCTAATGGCCTTCTTTCGGGAATTCTAACTGATAAG GATATTGTGACTAAGGTCATAGGTGATGAGTTGAGGCCAGAGCAGACAatggtttcaaaagtgatgaCAAGGAACCCAATATTTGTGAATACAGATACGTTGGCTATTGATGCTCTTCAGAAGATGGTGCAAG GGAAGTTCCGACACCTTCCTGTTGTTGAGAATGGGGAAGTTATAGCTTTATTAGATATCACAAAATGCCTTTATGATGCCATATCAAGAATGGAGAAGGCTGCAGAGCAGGGAAGCGCCATTGCAGCGGCAATTGAAGGAGTTGAACATCAATTTGGATGTGATTTCTCTG CTTTTGTAGAAACATTGAAGGAGCTCATGTTCAAGCCTTCTTTATCAACCATCATTTCCGAAAATCATAG GGTTGCAACAGTATCTCCTTCAGATTCTGTTTATGATGCTGCTCAAAGGATGCAGGAATTTCATGTCAATTCTGTTCTTATAATGACAGGAGAAAAAGTTCACGGAATACTAAC ttcaAGGGACATACTCAAGCGAGTTGTGGCTCAAAATCTCTCGTCGGATCTCACCCTGGTGGAAAAG GTAATGACCCAGGACCCTGAAAATGCAACTCTGGAGACTACAATTCTTGAAGCCTTGCGTGTAATGCATGATGGGAGATTTTTACATCTTCCAGTGGTGGGCAAAG ATGGAGGTATTGCTGCTTGCTTAGATGTGCTGCAAATAACTCATGCTGCAATTTCTTTG GCGAACACCGGTTCTGGTGCTGCCAATGACATTGCAAACACAGTGATGCAAAAGTTCTGGGATTCAGCCCTAAGTTTAGAGCCACCAGATGATTATGACACTCACAG TGAGACGTCAATGTCTCATTATATGGCATCAGATGGAATAGAACAAGCAAAGCCTAGATACACATCTCTTGGTCTTGGAAattcattttctttcaaattcGAGGATCAACAAGGACATGTACATCGATTGAATTCTG GTGCAGATAATTTATATGAGCTTGTTTCTGCTATTATGCAAAGGGTGGGTGTGGATGAATCCTATGATCATGGTGGCCCTCAACTTTTG TATGAGGATGATGAAGGCGATAAAGTGTTGCTCACCATGGATGGAGATCTTGTTAATGCTGTTAACTATGCGAGATCAGCCGGACTAAAGGTGCGAGAATG Gttttga